The Plutella xylostella chromosome 12, ilPluXylo3.1, whole genome shotgun sequence genome includes a window with the following:
- the LOC119694035 gene encoding trypsin, alkaline C, with protein sequence MHSAITFLTVISVALAASVPAPVQRIVGGRPTTVDKYPFAGNIQINEFGIVWNSACGGSLISATAVLSAAHCFSFPARSYGVRLGSASASSGGTVYNVASYVHHPDWTFVDEGDVAIVKLATPVIFSDVIRPARIPASVYPIADGTELTAIGWGILYSGGPGPEILQEVQMNKVNTTICAERYRTLFAETTLQKREVTDRMLCAGGDGGKATCSGDSGGPILINGDIVVGIVSWGHPNCFEPTYPSVNSLVSAYSDWIVENAS encoded by the exons ATGCATAGtgctataacttttttaacggTGATCAGTGTCGCTcttg CGGCGTCGGTGCCTGCGCCAGTGCAGCGTATAGTCGGCGGCCGACCCACCACAGTCGACAAGTACCCGTTTGCTGGGAACATCCAAATCAACGAGTTCGGCATAGTCTGGAACTCCGCATGTGGGGGTTCCTTGATCAGTGCCACCGCTGTATTGTCCGCTGCTCATTGCTtcag ttttccAGCCAGGTCATACGGCGTTCGACTTGGAAGTGCTTCTGCTAGCAGTGGAGGAACCGTCTACAATGTGGCTTCATACGTGCACCACCCTGACTGGACCTTTGTAGACGAAGGTGACGTGGCCATAGTGAAACTTGCCACGCCCGTCATATTCAGTGACGTCATAAGACCTGCTCGCATCCCCGCCAGTGTTTACCCGATAGCAGATGGGACTGAGTTGACTGCGATTGGTTGGGgtattttgtat TCTGGTGGTCCTGGACCGGAGATCCTGCAAGAAGTCCAGATGAACAAAGTTAACACGACGATTTGCGCCGAACGCTACAGAACTCTATTCGCTGAAACAACTCTTCAGAAACGAGAAGTCACCGATAGAATGTTATGTGctggcggcgacggcggcaaGGCTACTTGCAGTGGAGACTCGGGGGGTCCCATCTTAATAAATGGCGATATTGTAGTTGGAATCGTCTCCTGGGGACACCCTAATTGCTTCGAGCCGACGTACCCTAGCGTCAACTCACTCGTCAGTGCCTATAGTGACTGGATTGTTGAAAATGCATCTTAG
- the LOC119694034 gene encoding trypsin CFT-1, whose protein sequence is MKCAIILTVISVAFAASVPEPTQQRIIGGSATTISKYPFAAHFQRLNNNNVWQPHCGGSLLSNTVVLSAAHCFDAGLSASRYRVRLGSSSSISGGTLFSVASYLNHPEYKSLDKDVALVRLATPAVYSDVIKAARIPSNSFSIADDTKLTVIGWGALYVGGPAAEILQEVQVNKINQDICAERYRLLNEQRPPWFQLPDVTDNMFCSGILDVGGKDGCQGDSGGPVIIDNDIVVGITSWGEGCAEALYPGVNADVSAVSDWIVANAN, encoded by the exons ATGAAGTGCGCCATAATATTGACGGTGATCAGCGTCGCTTTTG cgGCGTCTGTGCCGGAGCCGACGCAGCAGCGTATCATCGGCGGCAGCGCCACCACCATCAGCAAGTACCCGTTTGCGGCGCATTTCCAACGGCTTAACAACAACAACGTTTGGCAGCCCCATTGTGGGGGATCCTTGCTCAGTAATACTGTGGTGCTGTCCGCTGCGCATTGCTTCGACGCTGg tTTATCGGCGAGTCGCTATCGCGTAAGGCTTGGAAGCTCCTCGTCAATCAGCGGGGGAACCCTCTTCAGTGTAGCCTCTTACTTGAACCACCCTGAATACAAAAGCCTTGACAAAGATGTAGCCCTCGTGAGGCTCGCAACACCGGCCGTCTACAGTGACGTCATTAAAGCTGCTCGCATACCCTCCAATTCGTTCTCGATTGCAGATGACACTAAATTGACTGTGATTGGTTGGGGCGCtctgtat GTTGGCGGTCCAGCTGCGGAGATCCTACAAGAAGTACAGGTGAACAAAATCAACCAAGATATTTGTGCCGAACGCTACAGGCTCCTCAACGAGCAGCGGCCACCATGGTTCCAGTTGCCTGACGTCACCGACAACATGTTCTGCAGTGGAATCCTAGACGTGGGAGGCAAGGACGGTTGTCAAGGAGACTCCGGTGGTCCCGTCATAATTGATAACGACATCGTAGTTGGAATCACCTCGTGGGGAGAAGGGTGTGCAGAGGCTCTGTACCCTGGCGTTAACGCGGACGTCAGTGCCGTTAGCGACTGGATTGTTGCAAATGCTAATTAA
- the LOC125489254 gene encoding vitellin-degrading protease-like, which produces MTAIGWGDLYAGGPAPEILQEVQLNKVNTPVCAERYTALNATLTSPLPTVTDRMICAGTDTGGKGTCNRDSGGPLILNDDIVVGVVSWGYCPDTSYPGVNSLVSAYSEWIVENAS; this is translated from the exons ATGACTGCGATTGGTTGGGGCgatttgtat GCTGGAGGTCCTGCCCCGGAGATCCTGCAAGAAGTCCAGCTCAACAAAGTGAACACGCCAGTTTGCGCCGAACGCTACACAGCCCTCAACGCTACATTAACTAGCCCGTTACCTACAGTTACTGATAGAATGATATGCGCTGGCACCGACACCGGCGGCAAGGGTACTTGCAACAGAGACTCGGGAGGTCCCCTCATATTGAATGACGACATCGTAGTTGGTGTCGTCTCGTGGGGTTACTGCCCTGATACATCGTACCCCGGTGTCAACTCACTCGTCAGTGCCTATAGTGAATGGATTGTTGAAAATGCTTCTTAG
- the LOC125489236 gene encoding trypsin CFT-1-like → MHSAITFLTVISVALSASVPAPVQQRIVGGRPTTVDKYPFAGNIQINEFGIVWNSACGGSLISATAVLSAAHCFSFPARSYGVRLGSASASSGGTVYNVASYVHHPDWTFVDEGDVAIVKLATPVIFSVGVDTVIKQEDKVKD, encoded by the exons ATGCATAGtgctataacttttttaacggTGATCAGTGTCGCTCTTT CGGCGTCGGTGCCTGCGCCAGTGCAGCAGCGTATAGTCGGCGGCCGACCCACCACAGTCGACAAGTACCCGTTTGCTGGGAACATCCAAATCAACGAGTTCGGCATAGTCTGGAACTCCGCATGTGGGGGTTCCTTGATCAGTGCCACCGCTGTACTGTCCGCTGCTCATTGCTtcag ttttccAGCCAGGTCATACGGCGTTCGACTTGGAAGTGCTTCTGCTAGCAGTGGAGGAACCGTCTACAATGTGGCTTCATACGTGCACCACCCTGACTGGACCTTTGTAGACGAAGGTGACGTGGCCATAGTGAAACTTGCCACGCCCGTCATATTCAGTGTCGGGGTCGATACTGTTATCAAGCAAGAAGACAAAGTCAAAGattag
- the LOC125489255 gene encoding trypsin CFT-1-like — SAASVPAPAQQRIVGGRPTTVNKYPFAANIQINEFGIVWDSACGGSLISATAVLSAAHCFGFPARSYGVRLGSSSAISGGTVYNVASYVRHPEYTNLVENDVAILKLARPAIFGDVVRAASIPARVYPIADGTELTAIGWGILNSGGTGPEILQEVQFNKVNTAVCAERYRALHANTTLENRKVTDRMLCAGGDGGKATCSGDSGGPILINGDIVVGIVSWGHPNCFEPMYPSVNSLVSAFSDWIVENAS, encoded by the exons TCAGCGGCGTCGGTGCCTGCGCCAGCGCAGCAGCGTATAGTCGGCGGCCGACCCACCACAGTCAACAAGTACCCGTTTGCTGCGAACATCCAAATCAATGAGTTCGGCATAGTATGGGACTCCGCATGTGGAGGTTCCTTGATCAGTGCCACCGCTGTGCTGTCCGCTGCTCATTGCTTCGG ttttcCAGCCAGGTCATACGGCGTTCGACTTGGAAGCTCTTCCGCTATCAGCGGAGGAACCGTCTACAATGTGGCTTCATACGTGCGCCACCCAGAATATACCAATCTTGTCGAGAATGACGTGGCGATACTGAAACTGGCCAGACCTGCAATATTCGGTGACGTAGTAAGAGCTGCTAGCATCCCAGCACGTGTATACCCGATAGCAGACGGGACTGAATTGACTGCGATTGGTTGGGGAATTTtgaat TCTGGAGGTACTGGGCCGGAAATCCTGCAAGAGGTCCAGTTTAACAAAGTCAACACGGCGGTTTGTGCCGAACGCTACAGAGCTCTACACGCTAACACAACTCTTGAGAATCGTAAAGTCACCGATAGAATGTTATGCGctggcggcgacggcggcaaGGCTACTTGCAGTGGAGACTCGGGGGGTCCCATCTTAATAAATGGCGATATTGTAGTTGGAATCGTCTCTTGGGGCCACCCTAATTGCTTCGAGCCGATGTACCCTAGCGTCAACTCACTCGTCAGTGCCTTTAGTGACTGGATCGTTGAAAATGCTTCTTAG